CGATGATCGAGGCGAGACGGCCGAGAACGACGCCTTCCGCGTCGATCACGATCCATTTCTTCTCGATGTCTGCAGGAGTCGCAGAGAAGGTTTTCATCGTGGTTGCCCTTGAGCTGTTCAAAGAGGACCCGCCTGGGGGGCCCGAATTCCGATGGGCGGGTTATAAGGCCGCCCACGGCACAGTCAAGCGGGTTGTTTTTTGATTTGTTTAGCAAAAACAGTGTCTTGCAAAAACGGTATCAAAATACCCCAACTATTTTCGGTGCCACCCCGCGTCAGACGATCATCTGCTCGGGCGGATCGTCCAGCAGACGCCGCAGCCGCAGGATCGCCTTCTCGAATTCCGCCAGCGGCACCTGCCCGTTCATGCCGATGCGCACCGCGTGCGGCGCAAAGGCGTCGCGCAGCGCGAAATCCTCCGCCGGGCGCACCTGCACCCCCTGCGCCTCGGCCGCCATGCAGAAGGCCGCCGCCCGCCAGCCCGCCGGCAGCCGCAGCCAGACGAAGGGCGCCTCCTCGCTCCAGCGCAGCTCGTGCCCGCCGAGGAAATTCACCGTGCTGCGCACGTAGAGCGCGTTGCGCTCGCGCACCGCCCGGACGATCTGCTTGGTCTCCTCGCGTGCCAGCAGGTCGGCGACGAGATCGGCAAGCGGCAGCGCGAGGCCGAAGAAGCCATACTCCGCCGCCCGCCGCAGGTCGCCCCGCCGCGCCCGGGGCGCGATGGCAAAGCCGACGCGCAGCCCCGGCGTCAGCGTCTTCGAGATCGACGAGACGAACCAGCCGAGGTCGGGCAGCATCGCCCGGTAGGTCTCGCAGCGCGCCTCGCCGAGGAAGGTGCTGTCATCCTCGAGGATGTGCAGCCCGCAGCTGCGCGCGACGTCGGCGATCTCGCGCCGGCGCTCGGGCGGGGTGACGATGGTGGTCGGGTTGTGCAGTTCGGGCGAGGTGCACAGGAGCTGCGCCTCGTGCTTGCGCGCCAGCTCCTGCAGCGCGTCGGGACGGATGCCCTGCGCATCCATCGGCACCGGCACCGGCTCGGCGCGCAGCAGCTCGGCGGCGCGGCGGAAACCGGGGTAGCAGAGCTCCTCGACCAGCACCACCGGGCGCCGCCCGCGCAGCACCGCCTGCATGACCAGCGAGATGCCGTTCTGCGCGCCGTGGCTGAGCACCAGATCCTCGTGGTGCACCGGGCCCAGCGGCACGTCCGACAGCCAGTCGAGCGCCACCTGCCGCGCCGGCGCGAAGGCGCGGGTCGAGGGGTAGTTCATCAGCCCCGGCGCCGGGCGCACGGCGATCCGCGCCAGCGCCTCGCGCACCAGCGCGACCTGCCCGAGGTCGGGAATGCGCCCGGTGAAGAGGCTCACCATCCGGTCGCCCGACTCGGTCACCTCGCGCGGGCCGCTCTCGATCAGCAGCGGCGCGGCCTTCTGGAGCTCGCCGCGCACGAAGGTGCCGCGCCCGACCTCGGCGACCAGCGCGCCCTCGTCGGTGAGGATTGTATAGGCCCGCGCCACGGTGCCCGGCGTCATGCCGAGTCGCCATCCGAGGTCCCTCACCGGCGGAAGCCGCGTTCCGGCGGGCAGGTTCCCCTGCGTGATCCCCTCTCGCAAAGCGCCTGCGAGAGCACGATATTTCGGTCCGGATGCCTGATTTTCGAACAGTTCGAAAATTGTATCGGTGACAATGTTTTGCTCGACGGTCATTGGGGCACAATGTATCAATATACCCATGAGATCAAGATAATTGTACCGATACAAAACTGGAGACTTACCGATGGCACTCGCCGCCCATGCCCCGCTGATCGCCTATCTCGACGCGCAGAAACCGCTGCCGCCGTTTGCCGCGCTGGCGCTGCGCGTGGCGGTGGTGAGCGCGCAATGGTCCGAGCGTCGCCGCACCCGCCGTGCGCTGGTCGACCTCGACGATCACCTGCTGCGCGATGTCGGACTCGAACGGACCGCCGCCCTCCGGGAGGCGCGCCGCATGTTCTGGCAGGGCTGATCCCCGGACCTGACAGGACCTCTTCCCCTGGGCGCGAGGCACACCCTCGCGCCTTTTTTCTTTTCCGCCCCTGCCCGCCCCCGCCAGCCCCTGCCCGGCGCCGCGCCGCCCGCACTGCCGGGCAGGCGTATTTGGAAAGAGAAGAAGCCGGATGCGGCGCCGCCTTTTGCGGCGTGACCCGCGCCGCGCGCCGGGCTATGCTCGGCCGGTTTCCGCAGCAGCAGCACCCCCGCCATGGATCACCCGCTCATCGACCTGATCAACGCCCGCATCGCCAAGGCCGAGGCCGAGGGCGCCTTCGACAACCTGCCGGGCGCGGGCCGGCGGTTGCCCGACTGCGACGATCCCGAGAACGCCGTGCTGACCCGCATCCTCAAGGACAACGGCGCCGTGCCGCAGGCGGTGGCGCTCTCGCGCGAGCTCGCCGCGCTGCGCGAGGAGCTGCGCGAGGCCTCGGACCGCGACGCGCGCCGGCGGCTCATCCAGGACATGTCGCTGCTCGAGACGAAGCTGGAGATCGCACGCAAGTCTCGATAAAGCTTGGTTTATCCTCCCCGCCATGCCAGAGTTCGCGCAAGGCAGGGGAGCGCGCATGGTCACGGTAAAAGAGCAGTACGAGAGTTTTCCCTACCCCGCGCGCGACCCGAAGGACGAAGAGACAAGGCTGATCACCGGCTCGCCGTCGCACCCGTTCGAGATGGACCACTGGCTCTGGCAGGGCGGCCGCGACTGGTCGAAACCGCTGCGCGTGCTGGTCGCCGGCGGCGGCACCGGCGACGGGCTGATCCAGCTGGCGACGCTGCTGGCCGCCGCGCGGAAAGCTTACGAGATCACCTATCTCGACCTCTCCACCGCCTCGCGCGCCGTCGCCGAGGAGAGGGCAAGGGTGCGCGGCCTCACCGGCATCAGCTTCCACACCGCCAGCCTGCTCGACGCGCCCGCGCACGGGCCTTTCGACTACATCGACTGCTGCGGCGTGCTGCACCACCTGCCCGACCCCGCGGCGGGCTTCCGCGCCCTGCGCGCCGCGCTCGCCCCCGGCGGCGGCATGGGCTTCATGGTCTACGCCCCCTATGGCCGCTCCGGCGTCTACCCGCTGCAGGAGGCCTTCGGCGCGCTCTTCGACGGGCTGCCGCCGCAGGAGCGCCTCGCCCGCGCGCGGCGCATCGTGGCGGCGCTGCCGAAGGGCCATCCCTTTGCCGCCAATATCAACCTCGGCGATCACCACGCCTCGGACGCGGGCTTCTACGACCTGCTGCTGCACGGGCAGGACCGCAGCTTCTCGGTGCCCGAGCTGCTGGAAACGCTTGCGGAGACCGGCTGGCGGCTCGCCGGCTTCACCACCCCGGCGCTCTACGACCTTGCGCAGATCACCGAGGTGCCCGAGGGCATGGACCCGGCAGAGCAGATGGCGCTCGCCGAGAAGCTGCGCGGCACGATCCGCATGCACACCGCCTATGCGGTGCCCGCCGAGGCCGGCGAGACCCGCGCTAAACCCACCGACCGCAGCCTCGTGCCGCAGCTGCGCGGCGTGCAGCGCGCGGCGCTGGCGCAGGCCGTGGCGCAGGGCCGTCCGCTGCCGGTGAAGATGGGCGGGGTCGAGACCACGCTGACCCTGCCGCGAAGCAGCGCGCCGATCCTCGCCGGGATCGACGGCCGCCGCAGCCTTGCCGCGATCGCGCAGGCCGCGAAGCTCGACCCGATCAGCTTCGGCACCGCCTGGGCGCAGGTCCACAGGGCGCTCGAGCCCTGGGGCCTGCTGCTCTACTCGTCGCTGCTGCGCTGAGCGCCCAGCCTTTCGAAGAGCGGCCCGCTCACTCGTAGCTGCGCGCGTCCTCGATCACCACGCCGTCGCGCGGCAGCCCGCCCGGCGGCACCAGTTCGACCTTGCCCTTGAGCTTCAGGAGCTCCGCCACGCTCGCCTCGAAGGCCCCGGCATCGGGCGCGCTGCCCTCTCCCGAGGTCTCGATGCGCACGGTCATCACGTCCATCTCGCCCTCGCGGCTGGCCACCACGCGGGCCCGGCCGATCTCGGCATGGCGCGCGACCAGCGCCGCCACCTGCTCGGGGCGCACGAACATGCCCTTGATCTTGGTGGTCTGGTCGGCGCGGCCCATCCAGCCCTTGATGCGCATGTTCGACCGCCCGCAGGGGCTCACCCCCGGCATCACCGCGGACATGTCGCCGGTGGCGAAGCGGATCAGCGGGTAGTCGGGGTTTAGCGTGGTCACCACCACCTCGCCGACCTCGCCCTCGGGCACCGGATCGCCGGTGCCGGGCGTCACGATCTCGACGATCACCCGCTCGTCGACGATCATCCCCTCCATGCTCGGCGTCTCGTAGGCGATGAGCCCGAGGTCCGCCGTGGCATAGCATTGCAGGCAGGCGATGCCGCGCCCCTCGTAGAAGGCCCGCAGCGACGGGAAGAGCGCGCCGCCCGAGACCGCCGCCTTGGTGATGCCGAGCGCGACGCCCATCTCGTCGGCCTTGTCGAGGATGATCTTGAGGTAATCGGGCGTACCCGCGTAGGCGGTGACGCCCACATCCGCCGCCGCCTGCACCTGCAGCTCGGTCTGGCCGGTGCCGGCGGGCAGCACCGCCGCCCCCACCGCCCGCGCGCCGCTCTCGAAGATCATCCCGGCCGGCGTCAGGTGATAGCCGAAGCAGTTCTGCACGATGTCGCCCGCGCCGATCCCCGCGGCGTGCAGGAAGCGCCCGAGCCGCCACCAGTCGTGCTCGGCCCCGCCCGGCTCGTAGATCGGCCCGGGCGACTGGAAGACATGGGCAAAGCCCGAGGCGGGCCGGGTGGTGAAGCCGCCGAATGGCGAGGCCGCCTTCTGCGCCTTGCCGAGCCCCGACTTGCGCAGCACCGGCAGGGTCGCCAGCGCCGCGCGCGTGGTGATCGCGGCGGCATCCACGCCCGCCAGCGTGTCGGCATAGCCCGGCAGCGCCTGCGCCCGGGCGATCTGCGCGGGCAACGCCTCGGCCAGCGCGGCGGCGCGCGCCTCGGCGCTGCGCGTCTCCAGATCGTCGTAATACCTGCTCATCCGAGCCTCCCTTCCAGCCCAGTCCTATCCCGTTCCGCCGACGGCAGCGCCGGGCGGTGGCGGCAGCGCATAGGCCGCCAATGTCTCGTAGACCGCCCCCTCGGGGGTCAGCGTCGAGGCGACGAGCCGCAGCTCCTCCGCCTCCTCCGCCCCGGTGGCGAGCGCAACCTGCCCCGCCACCGCCCGTTCAAACCGCGCCATCGCCTCGCCGCGCAGCCCGGCACCGAAGCGCACGAGCGTCACGTGCGGGCGGAAGCGCCGCCGCTCGAGCTCGATCCCCGCGGCCCGGCAGGCGCGCACCACGCGCCCGTGCAGCGCGACCAGCCCGGGCTCCGCGGCGATCTCCGCCGCCAGCAGCCGCGGCGACCGACCCCCGAAGCTTTCCAGCCCGGCGACCCGCAGCCGGCAGCCCGGCAGCGCCTGCCCCTCGAGCTCCATGTGCAGCTCCTGCAGCGCCGCCTCCCCGACCTCGCCGAGGAAGGCCAGCGTGACGTGCAGGTTCTCCTCGGGCACCGCGCGCCCCACCGGCACCGCCTCCTGCACCGCCAGCAGCGCGGGCAGCAGCGCCTCGGGCAGCGGCAGGGCAAGAAAGCAGCGCATGGCTCACGCCAGCCACCGCTTGCGGCGGCGGTAGGAGCGCACGTCGCGGAAGGACTTGCGCCCCTCGTCCGACATGCCGAGGTAGAATTCCTTGACGTCCGGGTTCTCGCGCAGCGCCTGCGCCGGCCCGTCCATCACCACCCGGCCATTCTCGAGGATGTAGCCCTCATGCGCGTAGCGCAGCGCCACGTTGGTGTTCTGCTCGGCCAGCAGGAACGAGACCCCCTCGCCCTCGTTGACCGCCCGGACGATCTCGAAGATCTGCTCGACGAGCTGCGGCGCAAGCCCCATCGAGGGCTCGTCCAGCAGCACCATCTCGGGGCGCGACATCAGCGCGCGGCCGATCGCGCACATCTGCTGCTCGCCGCCCGAGGTATAGCCGGCCTGGCTCTTCCGCCGCTCCTTCAGCCGCGGGAAATAGTCGTAGACCATCTCGAGGTCGCGCTGCACCGCCGCCTTGCCGTCGCGCCGGGTGAAGGCGCCGGTCATCAGGTTCTCTTCCACCGTCAGGTGCTCGAAACAGTGCCGCCCCTCCATCACCTGGATCACCCCGCGCTTGACCAGTGCCGCCGGGTCGAGGTCCTGCACCCGCTCGCCGCGGTAGGAGATCGTGCCCTTGGTGACCTCGCCGCGCTCGGACTGCAGCAGGTTCGAGATCGCCTTGAGCGTGGTGGTCTTGCCCGCGCCATTGCCGCCGAGCAGCGCCGTGATCCCGCCGCGCGGCACGGAGAGCGAGACCCCCTTCAGCACGAGGATCACGTGGTTGTAGATCACCTCGATATTGTTGACCTCGAGCAGGGTCTCGCGCGCCTCGCCGTCACGGGCAGAGGTCTCGTCCGGTCGCACTCCGTCCAGCATCTTCTTCTCTTCCCAAATACGCGAAATCCGGCGGCGACACCTGCGCCGCCGCCGGAAGTGTCAGCTCAGCCGCCGCAGCTGTCGTTCACCGGCCAGGGCTGGTTGGCATCGGCGTATTCCATCGCCGCCTTCTCCTCGAGCGGGGCGATCATGTCGGAATCCGGCATGATGAGGTCCGAGGCCTTGACGAACTTCTCGCCGTCCCATTCGAGGATCCAGCCGCCCGAGTGGCCGGTGTGGTTGTCGCAGGAGGTCGAGAACGGCGGCACCATGCCGGTCATCCCCAGCTCGTCGAGCCGCGCCTCGGTGATCTCGAGGTTCTCGAGCCCCCAGCGCAGGTCCGCCGGCGAGATCTCGGCCTTGCCCGCGTGTTCCTGCGCCACCCGGATGCCCTCGCCGAGGATCATCGAGATGACGAGGCCGCGCGAGTAGAAGACACCCGACATCTCCTCGGCGTTGCTCAGCGTCTTGCCCGGCTCGACCACGTATTTCTGCAGGTCGGCCATGATCGGGGCCTCGGGGTTCGGGAAGGACCAGCTGACGGACTTGTAGCCCTTGCCCGCCTCGCCGACGATCTTGAGGTCGGCGTCATGCCCGGCCCACCACACGCCCAGCATGTTCTCCATCGGGAACTTGGTCTTCACCGCCTCGGTGATCGCCCCGGCGTTCATCGCGCCCCAGCCCCACATGATGACGTAGTCCGGGCGCTCGCGGCGGATCTGCAGCCATTGCGCCGACTGGTTCTGCATCTCCTTGAGACCGACCGGGATCGGCAGCAGCTCGAAGCCCTGCGCCTCGGCCTCGGCCTCGAGGAAGGGCAGCGGCTCCTTGCCGAACGGGTGGTCGAGGTGCAGGAAGGCGACCTTCTTGCCCTTCAGGTCGCCCTGCGCGGCGATGTACTTGATCAGGATCGAGGCGCCGTCCCAGTAGCTCAGCGGCGTGTTGAACGCCCACTGGAACACCTTGCCGTCGGCCATGGGCGAGAAGCCGTAGCCCGGCGCGAGGATCGGGATCTGGTCGACGTTGGTCTTCGGCAGCACCTGCAGCGTGATGCCCGTGGACCAGGGCTGGGTCACGATCGCCTTGCCCTTGGTCTTCTCGTAGCACTCGACGCCCTTCTCGGTGGAATAGCCGGTCTCGCACTCGTCGAAGTCGATCGGGACGCCGCCGATGCCGCCGTCGCGCGCGTTCATCAGCTCCATGTAGTCCTTCTGCCCGTTCATCAGCGGGATGCCGGTGGCGGCAAAGGGCCCGGTGCGGTAGGCGAGGTTCGGCGCGTAGAGGCTCTCGGCCATCGCGCCCCCGGCGATCGTTCCGGCCATCAGCGCACCCAGCGCCGCGGCCCCCGCCAGTCTGGTCAACGTCTTCATCCTGTCTCCTCCCTGAGATCTTCGATGATGTGGAAAGCCCCGCCCGCGCCTCCTCAATGCGGGAAGGGCCAGATGATCAGCTTCTCCCGGATCAACGCCCAGAGACGCGCGAGCCCGTGCGGCTCGATGATCAGGAAGAAGACGATGAGCGCGCCGACGATCATGATGTTGAGGTGCTCGACCGTGGCCGAGCTGATCGACAGCCCCAGCGCCTGCGGCACCGTGCCCAGCACGACCGGCAGGCCGACGATGAGGATCGCGCCCAGGTAGTTGCCGAGGATCGAGCCCAGCCCGCCGATGATGGCGATGAACAGCACCCGGAAGCTCAGCGGAATGTCGAAGAGGTTGGGCTCGGCCGCGCCGCGCCACATGAAGACGAAGAGCGCGCCCGCCACCCCCACGACGTAGGACGAGACGGCGAAGGCGGTCAGCTTCGAGCGCATCAGGTTGATGCCGATGAGCTCGGCCGCGATGTCCATGTCGCGCGTCGCCTTCCAGGTCCGGCCAAGGTTGCCGCGGGTGAGGTTGATGCAGAGCACCGTCATCAGCGTCACCACCGCCAGCACCACGTAATACTGGGTGATCGAGCTCGCCTGCGGCCCGGCGACGTAATGCCCGAACATCTCGAGGTTCGGCACCTGGATCGCGCCCGAGGCGTTGTAGTTGTAGAGCCAGCCCCATTTCTCGAAGAGCCAGACCAGGAAGAACTGCGCCGCCAGCGTCGCAATTGCGAGGTAGAACCCCTTGATCCGCAAGGAAGGAATGCCGAAGGCCACGCCCACGCCGGCGCTGAAGACGCCCGAGAGCAGGATCGCCACGACCGGGTTCATCCAGGGGAAGAGCGTCACCAGCTTGTAGCAGGCATAGGCCCCCACGCCCATGAAGGCGGCGGTCCCGAGCGAGAGCTGCCCGGCATAGCCCGTCAGGATGTTCAGCCCCTGCGCCGCCAGCGCGTAGATCAGGATCGGGATCAGCAACGTCTGGAAGGCGAACTCGCTGGCGGTCAGCGGAAAGACCACCCAGGCAAAGCCGAGGATCACCATCAGCAGCACCGCGTCCTGCCGGACCGGGAACAGCGCCATGTCCGACTTGTAGCTCGTCTTGAATTGCCCCGCCGTGCGATAGAGCATCGGTCTCTCCCTCTCCCGGCGCGCCCGGCGCCGCTCCGTCTGGCGCTTCCGCCGCCGGGGCTCCTCCTGCCCGGGCGCGCGGTCCCGCCGGTCTGCGTCGTCCGCCCTCAGGCGGTCTCGTGTGTCTCTTCGGGGTAGGCCCGTTTCGGCGCGGCCGCGTAGCCCGTCGCCTCCGAGTGCCGCACCAGCCAGAACCAGGCCCAGAGCCCCGCCGCGCCGCCCGCCGCCGCCAGCAGCAGCGCCGGCAGCACATGCGCGCCGCTCCCGGTCAGGGCGAGGTAGCCGAAGGCCCAGAAGCCCGCCCAGGCCACCACGTTCAGGATCGCCACAAGTTTCGCCATTCCGCCGTCCTCCTCCCTTCCGCGAAAGCCCGCCTCCCGCAGACCTTCATCTTTCCTCAAATACTCCCGCCGGAGGCGTCCTCCGCCGGGAGAAGTGCTAGACCCTTTCGATGATGCGCTCCCCGAACAGCCCCTGCGGGCGGAACAGCAGCACGATCAGCGCCAGCACGAAGGCGAACCAGGTCTCGGTATTGCCGCCCATCAAGGGCTGGCCCCAGTAGATCTCGAAGAGCTTTTCCAGCATGCCGATCATCAGCCCGCCGATGATCGCCCCGGTGATGCTCTCGAGCCCGCCCAGCATGAGAACCGGAAGCGCTTTGTAGGCAATGACTTCCAGCGCAAAGCTCACACCCGCCCGGGCGCCCCAGGCGATGCCGGTGACCAGCGCGATGATGCCGGCGATGAACCAGACCAGCACCCAGATCGTCTGCAGCGAGATGCCGACCGACAGCGCCGCCTGGTGATCGTCGCCAAGCGCGCGGATCGCCCGGCCCATGCGGGTCTTGCCGAGGAAGAGCAGCAGCGCCACCACCAGCAGCCCCGCGACGATGACCGCCGTGATGTCCTTCTGCTCGAGGATCAGCAGCCCGCCCCAGGGCTCGAAGGTCACCGAGTCCGTCGGGATGCCCAGCTCCTCGGTGATCATCACCTTGTTCTCGCCGCCGAAGATGATCTCGCCGAAGCCGATGAGGAACAGCGTGATGCCGATCGTCGCCATGAAGAGGATGATGTCGGGCTGGCCCACCAGCGGGCGCAGCACGACCCGCTCGATCGTCACCGCCAGCACGAACATCACCGCCAGCGTCAGCGCGACGCTGACCCAGGCCGGCACACCCATGGCGTGCAGCCCGACGAGGGTCAGCGCGGCAAAGACCACCATGATCCCCTGCGCGAAGTTGAAGATCCGGCTCGAGCGGTAGATCAGCACGAAGCCGAGCGCGATCAGCGCGTAGAGGATGCCCGAGACGAGCCCCTCCCAGAGCACCTGCAGCAGGAAGTCCGGCGCGGCGAACATGTCGGCGAAGGGCTGGATGAAGATGTCGTTCAGCATGTCGCGTCCCCTGCCTCGCTGCGCGGCTCGGATGCATGATGTGTGCATGCGGTGTGCATCGGATGTGTCCTCCTCTTTCCGCCGCTCAATGCGCCACGCCGAGATAGGCGTCGATCACGTCCTGGTTCGCCCGGACCTCTGCCGGCGCGCCGTCCCCGATCTTCTTGCCGTAGTCCATGACCACCACCCGGTCCGACAGGTCCATGACCACGCCCATGTCGTGCTCGATGAGGCAGATGGTGGTGCCGAACTCGTCGTTCACGTCGAGGATGAAGCGGCTCATGTCCTCCTTCTCCTCGACGTTCATCCCCGCCATCGGCTCGTCGAGCAGCAGGAGCGACGGCTCCGCCGCCAGCGCCCGCGCCAGTTCCACCCGCTTCTTGAGCCCGTAGGGCAACCGCCCCACCGGCGTCTTGCGGATGTTCTGAATCTCAAGGAAATCAATGACTTTCTCGACGATCTCGCGATTGGCGATCTCCTCGTCGCGGGCGCGGCCCCACCACAGCGCCTGGCTGGCGATGCCCGCCTTCATGTGGGTGAGCCGCCCGGTCATGACGTTGTCGAGCACCGTCATCCCTTCGAAGAGCGCGATGTTCTGGAAGGTCCGCGCCACGCCGAGCCGCGCCACCTCGTAGGGCTTCATCGGCGGACGCTTGGCGCCCTTGTACCAGAGCTCGCCCTCGGACGGCGTGTAAAAGCCCGAGATGATGTTGAGCATCGAGGACTTGCCCGCCCCGTTCGGCCCGATGATCGCCCGGATCTCGCCCTCGCGGATGTCGAAGGAGATGTCCTTGATCGCGACAACCCCGCCAAACTTAAGGGTAATATTGCGCAGCTCCATCAGCACGCCGCCGATCTGCCGCCCGTCCTCGGTGACGTAGCCCCCGTCCTTGCTGGCATCCTTCACGGCGACCTGCCTTTCCTCGTTCCCCGAAATACCCAGATCCGACCCGTCCATCATTCCGCCGCCACCTTCATCGCCGCCACCGGCACCACCCGCGCGTCGCGGATCGCCAGCGTTGCCTTGATCCGGCCCTTGCGCCCGTCCTCGTAGGTGACCTCGGTCTCGGTGTAGATGCTCTCCGAGCCGTCATAGAGCGCGGTCACGAGGTCGGCGTATTTCTCGGCGATGATGTTGCGGCGCACCTTGCGGGTGCGGGTGAGTTCGCCGTCGTCGGCATCAAGCTCCTTGTGCAGCACGAGGAAGCGGTGGATCTGGCAGCCCGAGAGCATCTCGTCCCGCGCAACGGAGGCGTTCACCTCCTCGACGTGGCCCTGGATCATCTCGAGAACCTTCGGGTGCCCCGCCAGCTCCTGGTAGGAGGCATAGGCGATGTTGTTGCGCTCGGCCCAGTTGCCCACCGCCGTGAGGTCGATGTTGATGAAGGCGGTGCAGCGGTCGCGGCCGTTGCCGAAGACCACCGCCTCGAGGATGTTGGGGTAGAACTTGAGCTTGTTTTCCACGTACTTGGGCGCGAAGAGCGCGCCGTCCGCCATCTTGCCCACGTCCTTGGCGCGGTCGATGATCCGCAGGTGGCCCGTCGCCTCCTCGATGAAGCCCGCGTCGCCGGTGGCGACCCAGCCCTCGGCATCCTTGGTGCTCTCGGTGCTGGCCGGGTTCTGGTAGTACTCCACGAAGACGCCGGGCGAGCGGTAGAAGACCTCGCCGCTCTCGGCGATGCGGATCTCGACGCCCGGCGACGGCACGCCGACGGTGTCGGGCCGGACCTCGTTGTCGGGCTGCTGGGTGATGAAGACCGAGGCCTCGGTCTGGCCATAGAGCTGCTTGAGGTTGATCCCGAGCGCCCGGTAGAAATCGAAGATCTCGGGGCCGATCGCCTCGCCGGCGGTGTAGCCGACGCGCACGCGGGAAAAGCCCAGCGTGTTCTTCAGCGGCCCGTAGACCATGAACTCGCCAAGCGCGTACTTGATGCGGTCGAGCATCCCCACCGGCTTGCCGTCGAGCACCTTGGGGCCGACCACCTTGGCGTGGTTCAGGAAGTGGTGGAAGAGCTTGCGCTTGACCGCCCCCGCATCCTCCATCCGGATCATGATCTGGGTGAGCTGCGTCTCGAAAACCCTTGGCGGCGCGAAATAATAACTCGGTGCGATCTCGCGCAGGTCGGTCATCATGGTCTCGGCGGACTCGGGGCAGTTGACGCAGAACCCGTTCCAGTAGGCCTGGCCGATCGAGAAGATGAAGTCGCCGACCCAGGCCATCGGCAGGTAGGCCAGCACCTCCTCGCCGGGCGTCAGGTGGTCGAACTCGGACGAGGATTTGGCGGTCTCGATGATGTTGCGGTTCGAGAGCACCACGCCCTTCGGCTTGCCGGTGGTCCCCGAGGTGTAGAGCATCACGCAAGTGTCGTCGTAGCCAAGCGCCTCGCGGCGGGCGGTCAGCTCTGCCATCAGCTCGTCGCGGGCGGCGCGGCCCTGC
The window above is part of the Salipiger sp. H15 genome. Proteins encoded here:
- a CDS encoding branched-chain amino acid ABC transporter permease; translation: MLYRTAGQFKTSYKSDMALFPVRQDAVLLMVILGFAWVVFPLTASEFAFQTLLIPILIYALAAQGLNILTGYAGQLSLGTAAFMGVGAYACYKLVTLFPWMNPVVAILLSGVFSAGVGVAFGIPSLRIKGFYLAIATLAAQFFLVWLFEKWGWLYNYNASGAIQVPNLEMFGHYVAGPQASSITQYYVVLAVVTLMTVLCINLTRGNLGRTWKATRDMDIAAELIGINLMRSKLTAFAVSSYVVGVAGALFVFMWRGAAEPNLFDIPLSFRVLFIAIIGGLGSILGNYLGAILIVGLPVVLGTVPQALGLSISSATVEHLNIMIVGALIVFFLIIEPHGLARLWALIREKLIIWPFPH
- a CDS encoding branched-chain amino acid ABC transporter permease; its protein translation is MLNDIFIQPFADMFAAPDFLLQVLWEGLVSGILYALIALGFVLIYRSSRIFNFAQGIMVVFAALTLVGLHAMGVPAWVSVALTLAVMFVLAVTIERVVLRPLVGQPDIILFMATIGITLFLIGFGEIIFGGENKVMITEELGIPTDSVTFEPWGGLLILEQKDITAVIVAGLLVVALLLFLGKTRMGRAIRALGDDHQAALSVGISLQTIWVLVWFIAGIIALVTGIAWGARAGVSFALEVIAYKALPVLMLGGLESITGAIIGGLMIGMLEKLFEIYWGQPLMGGNTETWFAFVLALIVLLFRPQGLFGERIIERV
- a CDS encoding ABC transporter ATP-binding protein, coding for MKDASKDGGYVTEDGRQIGGVLMELRNITLKFGGVVAIKDISFDIREGEIRAIIGPNGAGKSSMLNIISGFYTPSEGELWYKGAKRPPMKPYEVARLGVARTFQNIALFEGMTVLDNVMTGRLTHMKAGIASQALWWGRARDEEIANREIVEKVIDFLEIQNIRKTPVGRLPYGLKKRVELARALAAEPSLLLLDEPMAGMNVEEKEDMSRFILDVNDEFGTTICLIEHDMGVVMDLSDRVVVMDYGKKIGDGAPAEVRANQDVIDAYLGVAH
- a CDS encoding AMP-binding protein; this translates as MSEGAAGLRSVPALLKRNAESFAGRPAYREKEFGIWQSWSWAATQEEIEAFALGLLNLGVAKGDHVAVIGRNRPTLYWSMVAAQMVGAVPVPLYQDAVAEEMQYVLQHCGARFVIAADQEQVDKVIEIQADLHQFEHMIYVDPRGMRKYDHRALHDYAHVQQQGRAARDELMAELTARREALGYDDTCVMLYTSGTTGKPKGVVLSNRNIIETAKSSSEFDHLTPGEEVLAYLPMAWVGDFIFSIGQAYWNGFCVNCPESAETMMTDLREIAPSYYFAPPRVFETQLTQIMIRMEDAGAVKRKLFHHFLNHAKVVGPKVLDGKPVGMLDRIKYALGEFMVYGPLKNTLGFSRVRVGYTAGEAIGPEIFDFYRALGINLKQLYGQTEASVFITQQPDNEVRPDTVGVPSPGVEIRIAESGEVFYRSPGVFVEYYQNPASTESTKDAEGWVATGDAGFIEEATGHLRIIDRAKDVGKMADGALFAPKYVENKLKFYPNILEAVVFGNGRDRCTAFINIDLTAVGNWAERNNIAYASYQELAGHPKVLEMIQGHVEEVNASVARDEMLSGCQIHRFLVLHKELDADDGELTRTRKVRRNIIAEKYADLVTALYDGSESIYTETEVTYEDGRKGRIKATLAIRDARVVPVAAMKVAAE